The genomic stretch CAGTCCGTGATTAGGCTGGGATGGGAATCGGGTTCTATGAAACCGTGGTCCGTAGATAGAAGTCTCACCGCGCCGCCGATAGGCTGGGGGGTCAGGAAGATAGGCGCAGATAGTGTTTGGGCTGCAGGTGTAAGGGGGGCTGGAGTGGTGGTTGCTGTGTTGGGTACCGGGGTAAGATATACGCATACGGACCTGGCGAGTCACCTGTGGACCAATGACGACGAGATCCCTGATAATGGTGTGGACGACGACTCGAACGGCTATGTAGATGATTATATCGGTTATGACTTTGTCCACATGGATGGCGATCCGATGGACGATGTTGGCCACGGTACTGTGGTGGCAGGACTTGTGTTGGGAGATGGAAGGGCTGGATATTCAACGGGCGTTGCACCAGAAGCCGAGCTTATGTCTCTTAAGGTCTGCGCCGGCGGGTCATGCTTCCTCGCCCAGATTTGGCAAGCGATCTACTATGCTGCTTCTGAGGGCGCGGACATAATCTGTATACCGCTTGGCTGGTATGACGGAGATCGAGATATGTGGAGGCGAACCTGCAAGACCTTAACTGACCTTTTTGGTGTGCTCTTTGTGTCCGGCACAGGGTATCCGGTGCTACCCCACAGTGTACCGATGCCAGCCGCTATCCCGCCGCCATGGCTTCATCCAGACCAGACCCTCAGAGGGGAGCCCGCTGGGCTGATCACTGCTGCACCTACGGATTCCTTGGATTACTACAGCGGAAAAGAAATAGGACCAGCCGTGTGGGTCGACTTCCCTTATGTCCCTGGTGACCCGGATTTGATTGGGCTGATCAAACCCGACCTAACAGCACCCGGTGTTCGGCTCGTTTCTCTTGATTACAGGAGTGATACAGGTTATGTCGAAGCATCGGGATGTTACGGGATTGAGCATGTAGCAGGCGCTGCAGCCCTCATTCGTTCAGCACTCCCGTCCTTTACTCCTGCTGAGATAGACAGCGTTCTTGAGATGACTGCCATGGACCTCGGCGCTCTTGGGAAAGACAACTTCTACGGCGCGGGCCGAGTTGATGTCTGGGCAGCCTATCAGTATTGTGTCCCAGGAATTGAGGAAGAAACACGGCGCGACACTCATGGTCGTCTGCTTGAAGCAGCAAGACTTGTGTGCTCGCCCAATCCTTCATTTGGGCCCGTTGCTATCTCCTACGCTGTAGACAGTCCAGGCCCCATAACCATCCAGATGTTCGATCTAGCGGGAAGACCAAGACAAGAAATCCTCGCCACTAACCCCACATCTGGGCAAGGCACAATCCACTGGAATGGCAGGGATAGATCTGGTCACAAACTCCCTTCAGGCATCTATTTCGTTCGGTTGACGACGGAAAGGACCTCAACATCCGCCAAGGTCGTCCTGATGAACTGAAGTCCTCTAGCCGGAGGTGTTGGTCTTGACACGAAAAGGTAAGGTAGTGATCTTGAGGATTCTCGGGGGATTCATCTTCGCACTTTCTCTTTTTCTTCTCGTGGGACCGACACTCGGAACACGAGCGACAGTGGGCATCATATTCATGGTCACGGGTCTTGTCCTCGCTTCGAAAACCTGAGAGTCAACACATCTGAAAACCCCATTTGAACCATTTCCCCAACTCCAGAGAAACAAAGCAGTTGCCCGAAGCGCCTTATTTTTCAAGGCGTTTCAGCATTATGGCTGTTATGGTGATTATGCCTGTTTTGCTCTGTTTTGGTGAGAATTTGGCACAAATCTGGCACACTAATCTAAGATCTGTGACCTAAGATCGCAAATCTTGCACATGTGCGCATATGCGCACGTGTACACATGTGAACTTGTGCATATACGAACATGTGGCGATGAACATGCCAGGGAGGTTGACTTATGGGGTTTGGTGGGATAGAATTCTCGTTGGGAGTGACCAGGATGCCGTCTTTGAGGAGAAGAATGTCAAATGTCAAGTCGTAGATCCTTCGCGAAGTCGGAGGGCACCGAGCGAATGTACACTTCGCTTCAAGAGACAGCTTCATGGGGTCTCAAGGGGGCACAGAGATCATCAGTGCGAATTCGCTTCCAAAATCAGACGAGTGAGTGTAAAATCACTGTTCAAGAGAGGAAACCACAAAGAACCAGCGAATCGGACAGAAAGGCCATTCAATGCTAATCGTCAATTCACATAACAATAGGCCTATACGACTCACAACAGAGAGGTGGAAGCACATAACTACGAGGCATCCCGAAATGGAGAGCCAGAGGGAAAAGGTGTTGGAAACGATAACTGAGGCTGAGCTAATCCAGAAGGGCGACTTTGGCGAGTTCGTCGCCTTCAGATTCTACGAGAAGAGTCCTCTCAGCTCCAAGTATTTGGCCGTAGTATACAAAGAAATCGCAGATTCAGATGGGTTTGTGATAACCGCATATTACACCAGCAAACCTTCGGACAGGAGGCAGATAATATGGAAGCCATAAGAATTCTTGACAAGAAAGAAAACCTCAGTTGGGACTATGACGAGGAAGCCGATGTTCTCTATATCAGCATCGGCGAGCCACAAGAGGCGCTCGGAATTGACATCGGAGAAGGAGCTATTGTGAGGTACGCAGAAGACAAGCGAGAGATAGTGGGACTAACGCTTGTCGGCATGAAGGAGCGATTGCTGAGCAGTCTTAAGGCAAGGTGACAGATACGCCATTAGAGGTCGGAGCCCGAACCCCCAATGGAGGATCCTCTGAATGGCTTTGTACCCTCCTTGCCGCAATTGCAGGAAGATTGGGGTAAGGTCAAGGAATGGCGCCTGAGACTTAGGCTGGGCCTATCTCTTGCTCCCCGTTTCCTCTGAGAGTGCCTCAATATCCCATCCATATCCGGTCTCCATCCCCTGCCACCTCAAACGGTGCGCATGGGGACAGCCCCCCAACCCAATTCGCTCACATTCTCATATGCTCATTTGAGCACATGAGAACATGAACATCTGAACACATGAGAAGGTGGGTAAGGGGGTTTCGTGGTTTCGTGCGCTTGGATCTTCCCTTCGACTTTGCTCAGGATCTCCGACGATTTTCTATTTTCGCCTTCGTAGGTTGGTTATTGGTTCTATTTTCGATCTTCGATTTTCGATTTTCGTGTACATAGTATTGATTTGGCACAACTAATCTAAGATCTGTGACCTAAGATCGCAGATCTTGCATATGTGCGCATACGCGCACGTGTACACATGTGAACTTGTGCATATACGAACATCTGACGATGAACATGCCAGCGAGGTTGACTTGTGGGGTTAGGTGGGATAGAATCATTCAAAGGAAGTAACCAGAGTATCGTCTTTGAGGGCAAAATGTCAGAAAGTTGTAAATCCTTCGCGAAGTCGGAAGGTCAAGCATCGTCCCTAGGGTTTCATTCTATGCGCCGAACTGTGATAATCAGACTAGTATTGGACTGGTTGCTGCTTCTGAGTTTTCTCGTGTGTTATTGTGGTTGCGAAAAAGGTGGTTTTCATCCGGGCGACCACGACTGGCCGTGGATCTTTAGAGACCTTGGAGCTTCGTTCTCTCCTGACGGCGAATGGATAGCCTATGCCCATAGAGCCGTGATAGAAGAGGGAGACACATCGGGCGTGCATATAATGAAGATTGATGGATCAAACAGAGATCTTGTTTTTGCTGGACTCACGTATGGTGTTGATTGGTCACCAGACAGCTCAAAACTGGTGTTTGAATACGGAAATGAGATTTGGTCGCTAGATCTGGGAACTGACAGCGTGGCCCCAATTAGCCCTCAAGACGGGAAAGAAAAACACAAGCCGGTATGGTCAGCCGGTGGTGAAAAAATAGCATACACTGTGGCCTATGGAGATGACCGTGGGGTCTGGGTGATGGATTCTTCAGGCGAGAATGCACACCTAGTGGTGTCCTACGCTGATGTCTCGGATTGGTTTCCGTCGGGCAGTGAGATAGGATTCAGTGCTTGGGTGTATGACAGCTCTGCGGCCGATTGGGTGTATGGGATCTGGTCTGCCGACACTGCCGGCAGCGAGATCCGGCTAATCTTATTGGCTAAGACGATCAATTTGCTGGAGGACGCTATATGGCTCCGCGTTTCGCCGGATGGATCAAAGCTGGCCATTCACGGACAGCAAGAGGGACGGCCACCGGAGGTCTGGGTAATTAACGCTGATGGGAGCAATCCGAAGCAACTCACTCAAGATGGGGGTATGGACCCGGCATGGTCGCCGACCGGACAATGGATCGTGTACACAGACGGAAGAGATGGTAAACTTTGGTTGATAAGGCCGGATGGAACTGATCAACATCCGGTAGACTACTAACCCAAGAAAGGAGCGGGCATGGGGACAGCCCCCCAACCCACTAGCTGACCCGTCGACATGTGCACAATTGTCAACATATCAACACATCAGAGCTGCGCTCATTCGCTCACATCCTCATACGCTCAATTGAGCACATGAGAACATGAACAGATAAGCAGATGTGGGGAAGTGAGATGGGTAGAGGGGGTTCGTGTGTTTCGATCTTCGGTTTTCATGTTCATGGTATTAGTTTGGCACAAATCTGGCACAACTAATCTAAGATCTGTGACCTAAGATCGCAGATCTTGCATATGTGCGCACGTGTACACATGTGAACTTGTGCATAGACGAACATGTGGCGATGAAGATGCCGGGGAGGTTGACTTGTGGGGTTGGGTGGGATAGAATCATCCATAGAAAGTAACCAGAGTATCATCTCTGAGGGCAAAATGTCAGAAAGTCGAAGATCCTTCGCACTCGGCTTCGCCAAGCATAAACTCCGTCGGAGGGTTGAAAATCCTTCGCCTGTCCTGAGGGAATTCGAAGGGAGTATTCGGAGGGTCAAGCACCGTCCCCATGGCTAGTACAGGCCTCTTGGGGATTACTTTTTGCCTTTGCTCTTTCCGCCAAACTGGGCCTTAGCCGGGCACATCTTGAAATAGTCACACTTCAAGCATACGCTCTTTTTGGCCTTTTGAACGAATTTCCCGTTTCGTAGGCATTCGGATGCTTCCATAATGTGTTCCTTGACCGTGTCGATGAACTCGTCATCCACCGCGCGAGGTTTCCTCTTCCTTTCGTCCAGTTCGTATACCTCAACGTAGTCCGCATTTCGACCAGTGAGTTCCTGGTAGCCCAGCGCGTAAACATGGAGCTGCGTTTCTGTCACATCTTCTGGCTGCGCCCGATCTGAGCTCTTCAGGTCTACAATACTGGTTTCGTTCGTATCCAGGCGCCGCACCAAGTCTATTCGCCCAGTGACTGTGACGCCATCCCCCAGACTGATCTCCACGGCCTTCTCAGAAAACTCAATCTTGTCAAATATATCCTGATTGTCGTGTATGTAGTTGCGAATGACTCTCTCTGCACTTTTCCTGAGCGCTTCCTCCAGAGAGGGATAAGCATAGGGAACATGCAAGTGTCTTTTGACCAAGGTTTTCGCCTGCTGCTCGGTAGGTCTCTGACCCCAAAGGGCCTTTTTGTGGACTTCGGCGAGAGCATCATGCAAGGACTTTCCGTAACCAAGTGCTTCATGGATAGGCATATTGAAGCCGTACAGTATGCGGAGTTTGAACTGATACGGACATTCGAAGAAGTACTTTAGATCGCTAAATGAGAAGGTTACCCTGGATACATTGGCCTTTGGCCTCGGTTTCAGCCTTTTTCTCTTGTCAAAGCTGACCAACCTACGCTTTACAGACTTGAAGCGAAGGACATACTCCCAGAACTCGGATGGTCGGACATACCGGTTGTTGCTGCCTTCGATGGGGGCCCATGTCATGAAAAGGAACTTCTGCGCTCTTGTAACCGCGACATAGAAAAGGCGCCTCTCGTCGTCAATAGTACCCAAGAAACGTTCCTGTCCGTGAATGCTTCCAGGAGGGATGACATGCCAAACACTACGCCCACCCATTCGCGGAGAAGGAAAACGATTCCTAAGTAGGGCCGGTATGAAAACAACTGGCCACTGCATCCCTTTGGCTTGGTGAATGGTCAGAACACGAACTGCATCTGGGTTAGTATAGCTCTTGTCCTGCCAACCCTCAGGGTATGCCTCTTCGGCGCGGTGTACGAGAAAACCCGAAAATGACTCGTACTTCCTTTTCGGGGCAGAGTAGTAATGAATCGATTCAAAATCCGAGATAAGCTGGCTGAATTTGCCAAAATTGTAGAAGACGATTTCCCCACGGTCGTCCGGCACGGATTCCTCGCGAAGGTCGAGGTCCGACAGGAACGAGAGAAACAATCTTTGAATGGAATACACATGAAATCGTCCCTCTTCAGCAGTTTCGATTTCTGATCTTGTCTTGGTGGCTGCAGCAATGGCAGATTTCAAGGTCTTCTTGGCGACACCCAGGTTCGCAGCCCCCCACGCGGCCCGTAGCTCCTTCTCGTCTATGTTCCCGGACATAAACAGGAAAAGCTGGCGTGCTGCCTCAGCTTCAGGTGTTTCAAAGAGGTTGTTCATTCCTTCTACGACAAAAGGAATGCCTGCCATCCTCAGTGCCTCCAGAATTGGGCCCCCATTCCTCTTGACGCTCCGTAGTAAGATGGCGCAGTCGGAATATGAAAGGCCGCGACGTCCTTCTTCTTCCTTGAAGCCAACGCCACGGAGTGCTTTGATTGTCTGAACGATGAACTTCGCTTCCTCTGCTGGGCAGTCGAATTTTAATGCCAAGATGTCGCCCTGCTCAAAACGCTGAGCGCCTGTGGGTCTCATTTCTTTCTTGAGTCGCTCTGAGTTCTGCTTGATGAAGTCACTGGCAACTTCGACTATTCCTTTGCTGCTACGAAAATTCTCCTGAAGGCGTACAGGCGTGACTTGGCCGAAGTTGCTGTAGTTATTCTCAAACTCAATGATGTTCTGAACATCGGTTCCGCGCCATTGGTAGATAGTCTGGTCATCGTCGCCCACAACGCATATGCTAGCGCCGAGCCCTGCAAACATTCGTATTACACTTTCCTGAATGGGATTGACGTCCTGGTACTCATCCACGATGAGATACTTCACACGCTCAGAAAGACGTTTCTGGAGCGCTTTGTCAGCAAAGAGCTCGCCGACAGCCCGACCCATGATTGCTGAATAGTCAAAGTACCGCTTCGACTGCAGCAGCGCTTCGTAACGAGCAAGGCCATCGAGCACCGATGCTCCCTTGAGTTTGGAGTCGTCGCGGAGAGTTTCTCGTAGTATGCTTAGAACTGAAACGTATATCCCGGTATCGCGATACCGCCGCAGGTTCCGACCAGCCAAGTCCTTCGTAGTCGTGAGGCCAGCCTCGGTACTATGACGGTCAACGAGAAGGCTCTGCTGTACCTCATTCACCACCTCAAACTTGAGATAATCAGGTACTTCAGTCTTCAAAAGCTCGAGACAGAAAGCGTGGATCGTTCCAACGAACATGTCAGCCAAACCGATAACATTTCCTACGCTTTCACGGCAACGGGCAAAGATTCGCTCCTTCAGTTCCGCGGCAGCCTTTTCCGTGAAAGTGAAGGCTATAACGTTGCCCGGGATGACGGTGGCAGTTTCCAGCAACTTGACAACAAGCCGAGCCAGCACACGCTATCAATTGTAGGTGTCCCTCGGTGTGTCGAATAGCCTCTTGCTGTGACGATGTGAGTCTCACAACCTCATTCCTTTACTGTATTCGCAACGTTCGGATTATATCTTCTGAGATGAGAAGTTCAAGGGGAAACGCTGGACTCCCCGAAATGGGGACAGGGACAAGCCCGAAGTAAGTAGCACCTCCGAAGTCAGGCGTAGTCGTATCCATTGTGGTAGGGTTAAGGGATGGCGCCTGGGTCATAGACTGGGCCTATCCGGTTCTCCCCATTTCCTCTGGGA from candidate division TA06 bacterium encodes the following:
- a CDS encoding ATP-dependent helicase; amino-acid sequence: MLARLVVKLLETATVIPGNVIAFTFTEKAAAELKERIFARCRESVGNVIGLADMFVGTIHAFCLELLKTEVPDYLKFEVVNEVQQSLLVDRHSTEAGLTTTKDLAGRNLRRYRDTGIYVSVLSILRETLRDDSKLKGASVLDGLARYEALLQSKRYFDYSAIMGRAVGELFADKALQKRLSERVKYLIVDEYQDVNPIQESVIRMFAGLGASICVVGDDDQTIYQWRGTDVQNIIEFENNYSNFGQVTPVRLQENFRSSKGIVEVASDFIKQNSERLKKEMRPTGAQRFEQGDILALKFDCPAEEAKFIVQTIKALRGVGFKEEEGRRGLSYSDCAILLRSVKRNGGPILEALRMAGIPFVVEGMNNLFETPEAEAARQLFLFMSGNIDEKELRAAWGAANLGVAKKTLKSAIAAATKTRSEIETAEEGRFHVYSIQRLFLSFLSDLDLREESVPDDRGEIVFYNFGKFSQLISDFESIHYYSAPKRKYESFSGFLVHRAEEAYPEGWQDKSYTNPDAVRVLTIHQAKGMQWPVVFIPALLRNRFPSPRMGGRSVWHVIPPGSIHGQERFLGTIDDERRLFYVAVTRAQKFLFMTWAPIEGSNNRYVRPSEFWEYVLRFKSVKRRLVSFDKRKRLKPRPKANVSRVTFSFSDLKYFFECPYQFKLRILYGFNMPIHEALGYGKSLHDALAEVHKKALWGQRPTEQQAKTLVKRHLHVPYAYPSLEEALRKSAERVIRNYIHDNQDIFDKIEFSEKAVEISLGDGVTVTGRIDLVRRLDTNETSIVDLKSSDRAQPEDVTETQLHVYALGYQELTGRNADYVEVYELDERKRKPRAVDDEFIDTVKEHIMEASECLRNGKFVQKAKKSVCLKCDYFKMCPAKAQFGGKSKGKK
- a CDS encoding DUF2283 domain-containing protein, producing MEAIRILDKKENLSWDYDEEADVLYISIGEPQEALGIDIGEGAIVRYAEDKREIVGLTLVGMKERLLSSLKAR
- a CDS encoding T9SS type A sorting domain-containing protein, translated to MSKPTSNALKSRRILPTPWFSMRALFMGVTLVLFCFATGFLNHSSFGSADYSVGGSDQSVIRLGWESGSMKPWSVDRSLTAPPIGWGVRKIGADSVWAAGVRGAGVVVAVLGTGVRYTHTDLASHLWTNDDEIPDNGVDDDSNGYVDDYIGYDFVHMDGDPMDDVGHGTVVAGLVLGDGRAGYSTGVAPEAELMSLKVCAGGSCFLAQIWQAIYYAASEGADIICIPLGWYDGDRDMWRRTCKTLTDLFGVLFVSGTGYPVLPHSVPMPAAIPPPWLHPDQTLRGEPAGLITAAPTDSLDYYSGKEIGPAVWVDFPYVPGDPDLIGLIKPDLTAPGVRLVSLDYRSDTGYVEASGCYGIEHVAGAAALIRSALPSFTPAEIDSVLEMTAMDLGALGKDNFYGAGRVDVWAAYQYCVPGIEEETRRDTHGRLLEAARLVCSPNPSFGPVAISYAVDSPGPITIQMFDLAGRPRQEILATNPTSGQGTIHWNGRDRSGHKLPSGIYFVRLTTERTSTSAKVVLMN